TCGGGCTCACCGGTTAGCGACATTAAGCCGGCTTCGGCTTGCATTAAATAATCGTAGCCAGGCCAGCTAGCACGGTCATTATCGCGGCCATAAGCGGATAAGTGGCCACAAACGATTTTCGGATTAATATGTTTTAATTTATCATAAGTAATGCCGAGTTTTTCGGGTTGATCACCGCGTAAATTGTTGGTCACGGCATCAGCTGTTTTAACCAGCTTTTCAAAAACAGCCCGACCAGAGTCACTTTTAAGATCTAAAGTTAAACTTTTTTTATTTAAGTTAAAGGTTTGAAAGAAGTAACTATCATTTTCACCTAAAAAAAATGGCCCGGTTTGCCGAGATACATCGCCACCAATTTTAGGATTTTCAATTTTAATAACTTCTGCACCTAGATCAGCTAAAAACATTGATCCATAGGGCCCAGCACCATATTGCTCTACGGCAATAATTCTAATTCCCTCTAGTGGAAGTGTTTTCATGGTTCACCTATTAAATTTTGTAGCGTTCAACGAGTTGTTTAGCAATGATAATGCGCTGCATTTCATTGGTACCTTCGCCAATACACATCAGCATGGCATCGCGATAAAAGCGCTCTATATCATATTCAACTGAATAGCTGTAACCGCCAAAGATACGCATAGCTTCATTGGCACAAAACACACCGGCTTCTGAACCCGCATACTTAGCCATACCCGCTTCCATATCACAACGCTCACCGGCATCAAATTTAGCCGCGGCTTGCTCAATTAATAAGCGTGCAGCCTCAACTTTTGTTGCCATTTCGCCAAGCTTTAATTGAATAGCTTGATGCTGACAAATTGGCTTACCGAAGGTTTCTCGCTCTTGGGCATAGCGTACTGCTAATTCCATCGCACCTAACGCAATACCGGCACCACGTGCTGCCACATTAATACGTCCTAGCTCTAAACCACCAATAGCTTGTATGAAGCCTTTACCTTCATCGCCACCAATTAAGTTTGCCGCTGGTACTCTAAAATCTTCAAATATCACTTCACAGGTATCAATAGAGCGATAGCCAAACTTTTTCAATTTAGAAACTGTGATCCCTGCTTTAAAGTTACCTTGCTCATCTTTAGTTTCGACTATAAATAAACTGGTGCCTCGGTGTGCGGGTTTAGCATTTGGATCGGTTTTGACTAATACTGCTAACACGTTGCCGTGTAACGAGTTAGTAATCCAAGTCTTACTGCCATTAATAATATAATCGTCACCATCACGCACAGCAGTACTACGAATTGCTTGTAAATCAGTACCGGCATTTGGCT
The sequence above is drawn from the Rheinheimera salexigens genome and encodes:
- a CDS encoding acyl-CoA dehydrogenase family protein, with product MADIWTKEDEQSILDMIDKWVENEVRPIAQDHDQNDTYPTDLVEQMKGLGLFGATISQDYGGLGLPAAIYAKIVMKVSSAWMAPSGIFNSHLIQASAIERSGTDAQKEYFLPKMASGELRGAIALTEPNAGTDLQAIRSTAVRDGDDYIINGSKTWITNSLHGNVLAVLVKTDPNAKPAHRGTSLFIVETKDEQGNFKAGITVSKLKKFGYRSIDTCEVIFEDFRVPAANLIGGDEGKGFIQAIGGLELGRINVAARGAGIALGAMELAVRYAQERETFGKPICQHQAIQLKLGEMATKVEAARLLIEQAAAKFDAGERCDMEAGMAKYAGSEAGVFCANEAMRIFGGYSYSVEYDIERFYRDAMLMCIGEGTNEMQRIIIAKQLVERYKI